One Synechocystis sp. LKSZ1 genomic window, AACCTTGTCAGCCTAATTGAGGCCTCAGAGCCACGGGTAAGCTTGCTGATACGATAGGGAAGCAATATTTTCCTGGTTGGATGCGTGGCTCAGGTTGTTATTGAAAATCTCTATAAAAGTTTTCCCCAACGAGTTGGCCAAAAACTAGCTCCAGCTCAAGAAGGCACGGTTAATGTGCTCCGGGCCATTAATTTAAGCATTGATGATGGGGAATTTATGGTGCTGGTCGGCCCTTCCGGCTGTGGCAAAAGCACCCTCCTCCGCTTGATTGCCGGCCTAGAAGAGATTACCGCCGGTAATATTTTTGTGGGGGAACGGCTGGTGAATACGATACCGCCCAAAAATCGGGACATTGCCATGGTCTTCCAGAGCTATGCCCTCTATCCCCACCTCAGCGTTTACGACAACATTGCCTTTGGCCTGCGCCGCTCTGCAACTCAACCCCGGTCGGGTTTACCTCGCTGGCTAGACCAGGGCCTGCGGGGAGCGACGGGATTTTTACCCCCATATCTGCGCTATCGTTCAGTCCAGGAAAGACAAATGGCCCAACAGGTACAAGCCGTAGCCCAGCGTCTCCAGATTGAGGGCCTGCTCAATCGTTTTCCCAAACAACTCTCCGGGGGCCAAAAACAACGGGTGGCCCTGGGCCGGGCCATTGCCCGCAATCCCCAGGTCTTTTTGATGGATGAACCCCTCTCCAACCTGGATGCCAAATTGCGAGCCGAAACCCGCAGTCAGATCGTCACCCTCCAGCGGCAGTTGGGCATTACCACCATCTACGTCACCCACGACCAAACTGAGGCCATGACCATGGGCCATCGTATTGCCGTCATGAACCAGGGGGTGATTCAACAACTGGCCACGCCCCTAGAGCTCTACCGTCAGCCCACCAATCGGTTTGTGGCAGAGTTCATTGGTTCACCGCCGATGAATTTTTTCAACGTCCGAGTTGAAGCGCCGACTCAACTCCGCCATTCGAGTTTTAGTCTGGCCCTGGGAGAGGATTGGGCTCCGCTGGTGCGCCCCTACGACGACCGTTCCCTTTGGTTGGGCATCCGCTCAGAGCATTTTTCCTTAGCCGCCCCAGAAGAAGCCAACACCCTCGCAGTCGTGGTGGATTTGGTGGAGGCCCTGGGCAATGATACTTACATCCTGGCTCATCTTATCGCTGATCCAACAGTCACCCTCCAGGCCCGTTTATCGCCGGAACAAACTGTACGGATAGGTGAACACCTCAACCTGGCCATTGCCTCAGATAAAATTCACCTTTTTGACTATAAGACTGAACAATCCCTCAGGGCCATCTAGCGGCAAGACAGCCAAGAATACCCTGACGGTCACAGGCCTGGGCCAATTGCAGAATGGTTTGGCCGGTTTTCGGTTCTTGCCAATCCGGAGCGATCTCCGCTAGGGGAATCAGCACAAAAGCCCGCTCTATGAGAAAAGGATGGGGAATCGTTAGGGTCGGACTTTGGTGTTGCCGCTGGCCGTAGAGGAGGAGGTCTAAATCCAAGGTGCGGGGCCCCCATTTTTCGGTACGAACCCGGCCAAATTGCTGTTCGATGGACTGGAGTCTGGCCAGGAGAATTTCGGGGTTAAGCTCGGTTTCCAGAACCGCACAACCATTGAGATAATTTGGCTGTTGCGGCCCCACCGGAAGGGTTTCATACCAGGCCGACACTGCTATCAAGTGCAGATCTGGTACTTGGGCCAGTTGGCTTAAGCTCTGCTCTAGGATTTGTTGAGATGGCCCTAAATTACTGCCCAAGCCGATGGCTACTGGGGTCATGGTTCAAAACGGAGGGCCTTCCCCCGGACTTGATCATGGAATTGGCCGCGGTTATAGGCCACTTGGCCATTGACCAAGGTCATTACTGGCCACCCCGTTAGATTCCACCCCTCAAAGGGACTCCAGCCGCACTTGGTTTGGAGTTCTTCCCGCAGGACAGGGTGATAGGTTTCCAGATCTACTAAAACCAAATCTGCATCATAGCCCACAGCAATTTTACCCTTGTTAGGAATACCATAAGCCTCGGCGACGGCACTTGCCATCCAGCGACTCACCTGGGCTAGGCTACAGCGACCTTTCTTGGCCTGGGTTAACATTACTGGCAAAGCGGTTTCGACTCCCGGCATTCCCGAGGGAGACTGGGGATAGGGTTTGGCCTTTTCCTCTAGAGTATGGGGCGCATGATCCGTGGCAATAAAATCAATTACTCCATCCAGCAGGGCCTGCCAGAGTACTTCATTATTTTCAGGAGAGCGGAGGGGCGGATTCATCTGGGCCAAGGTGCCAATCCGAGCATAGTCGTTAGTATTCAAAAGAAGATGCTGGGGCGTTACTTCCGCCGTAACCCAGGCTGGTTTATGTCCCCGTAGGTATTCGGCCTCGATGCCCGTGGAGAGGTGGAGAATATGGAGGCGACGTTGATACTTTTCTGATAATTTCAGGGCCAATTGGGTTGCATTAAGAGCCGCTATTTCATCTTGAATTTGGGAGTGCACC contains:
- the folK gene encoding 2-amino-4-hydroxy-6-hydroxymethyldihydropteridine diphosphokinase, giving the protein MTPVAIGLGSNLGPSQQILEQSLSQLAQVPDLHLIAVSAWYETLPVGPQQPNYLNGCAVLETELNPEILLARLQSIEQQFGRVRTEKWGPRTLDLDLLLYGQRQHQSPTLTIPHPFLIERAFVLIPLAEIAPDWQEPKTGQTILQLAQACDRQGILGCLAARWP
- a CDS encoding dihydroorotase; amino-acid sequence: MNHSCLIQQAQILLPDGELMTGDVLLADGVIQSIAPHLAAPETGECIEAQGLTLLPGVIDPQVHFREPGLEHKEDLSTASRACARGGVTSFLEMPNTNPLTITQAALDDKLARAAAKSLVNYGFFIGATPDNLPDLREAQPTCGIKIFMGSSHGALLVSTEEFLEPIFAQGTRLIAVHAEDQGRILERRKLFTGNNDPAVHSQIQDEIAALNATQLALKLSEKYQRRLHILHLSTGIEAEYLRGHKPAWVTAEVTPQHLLLNTNDYARIGTLAQMNPPLRSPENNEVLWQALLDGVIDFIATDHAPHTLEEKAKPYPQSPSGMPGVETALPVMLTQAKKGRCSLAQVSRWMASAVAEAYGIPNKGKIAVGYDADLVLVDLETYHPVLREELQTKCGWSPFEGWNLTGWPVMTLVNGQVAYNRGQFHDQVRGKALRFEP
- a CDS encoding ABC transporter ATP-binding protein, whose protein sequence is MAQVVIENLYKSFPQRVGQKLAPAQEGTVNVLRAINLSIDDGEFMVLVGPSGCGKSTLLRLIAGLEEITAGNIFVGERLVNTIPPKNRDIAMVFQSYALYPHLSVYDNIAFGLRRSATQPRSGLPRWLDQGLRGATGFLPPYLRYRSVQERQMAQQVQAVAQRLQIEGLLNRFPKQLSGGQKQRVALGRAIARNPQVFLMDEPLSNLDAKLRAETRSQIVTLQRQLGITTIYVTHDQTEAMTMGHRIAVMNQGVIQQLATPLELYRQPTNRFVAEFIGSPPMNFFNVRVEAPTQLRHSSFSLALGEDWAPLVRPYDDRSLWLGIRSEHFSLAAPEEANTLAVVVDLVEALGNDTYILAHLIADPTVTLQARLSPEQTVRIGEHLNLAIASDKIHLFDYKTEQSLRAI